One genomic region from Cyanobium usitatum str. Tous encodes:
- a CDS encoding glycosyltransferase, with amino-acid sequence MRPLRFLVPGTSGRYRCGGLLVEQQTARLLAELVPTELVTYRQREPGLLYLDDLLRAEPLGSPAATAALWIVSWGFDVPRQLGALRGRPVAYHAHSSGYGFRLPPGVPVLAVSRNTLGYWGQWASRNPLFLVPNALEASWIARGDRPHNFGAEPAPGGRSIDVLIQRRKTSAYVLEQLVPALRARGLTVLVQDGWVEDLVGLFNSAKVVVYDSADHWRCSGVSEGFGLPPIEALACGCVLFSSLNHALADNLDPGGLAHQIGMGSLAADGERIAAAVADPASWLPAPRRLEELLDELSEPRLRQRWRQALEAINIHIDRLQAGEPPLRPPSLLQLRLERWRQRLARRLA; translated from the coding sequence TTGCGCCCCCTTCGCTTTTTGGTGCCAGGCACCAGCGGTCGCTACCGCTGCGGTGGCCTGTTGGTGGAGCAGCAGACGGCCCGGCTGCTGGCCGAACTGGTGCCAACAGAACTGGTCACCTATCGGCAGCGGGAGCCTGGACTGCTTTACCTGGATGATCTGCTCCGGGCTGAACCCCTAGGCAGCCCCGCCGCCACCGCCGCCCTCTGGATCGTGAGCTGGGGCTTTGATGTGCCGCGCCAGCTGGGGGCGTTGCGGGGCCGGCCGGTGGCCTATCACGCCCACAGCAGTGGCTATGGCTTCCGCTTGCCCCCCGGGGTGCCGGTGCTGGCGGTGAGTCGCAACACCCTGGGCTACTGGGGCCAATGGGCCAGTCGCAATCCGCTGTTCTTGGTGCCCAACGCCCTGGAGGCCAGTTGGATCGCCCGCGGTGATCGCCCCCACAACTTCGGCGCTGAGCCGGCGCCGGGCGGCCGCTCGATTGATGTGCTGATCCAGCGGCGCAAGACCAGCGCCTATGTGCTGGAGCAGCTGGTGCCAGCCCTGCGGGCCCGGGGGCTCACGGTGCTGGTGCAGGACGGCTGGGTGGAGGATCTGGTGGGGCTGTTCAACAGCGCCAAGGTGGTGGTTTACGACTCCGCCGACCATTGGCGCTGCAGTGGGGTGAGCGAGGGCTTTGGTCTGCCGCCGATCGAGGCCCTGGCCTGTGGCTGCGTGCTGTTCAGCAGCCTTAACCACGCCCTGGCTGACAATCTCGACCCCGGGGGCCTGGCCCATCAGATCGGTATGGGCAGCCTGGCCGCCGACGGGGAGCGGATCGCTGCGGCGGTGGCCGATCCAGCCTCCTGGCTGCCTGCACCGCGCCGCTTGGAAGAGCTGCTTGATGAGCTCAGTGAACCGCGGCTGCGCCAGCGCTGGCGCCAGGCCCTGGAGGCGATCAACATCCACATCGATCGACTGCAGGCCGGTGAGCCGCCCCTGAGGCCCCCTTCCCTGCTCCAGCTGCGCTTGGAGCGCTGGCGACAGAGGTTGGCCCGTCGCCTTGCCTAG
- a CDS encoding biliverdin-producing heme oxygenase, translating into MAVALASQLREGTKKAHTMAENTGFVSCFLKGVVDKASYRTLVADLYFVYSAMEEEFGRLREHPVVGPVAFPELNRRESLEQDLAFYFGGDWRNAVQPTPGAQQYVERLHQVARECPELLVGHHYTRYIGDLSGGQILKNIAQKAMSLGEHDGLRFYEFAAIPDEKAFKANYRATLDALPIDQAMADRIVEEANHAFHLNMTMFQELEGNLIAAIGKVLFGFLTRRQRSGSTEVAAA; encoded by the coding sequence ATGGCCGTCGCCCTTGCTTCCCAACTGCGTGAAGGCACCAAAAAGGCCCACACGATGGCGGAGAACACCGGCTTCGTGAGCTGCTTCCTCAAGGGGGTGGTGGATAAGGCCAGCTACCGCACCCTGGTGGCCGACCTTTATTTCGTGTACTCCGCCATGGAGGAGGAGTTTGGCCGGCTTAGGGAGCATCCGGTGGTGGGTCCGGTGGCCTTTCCTGAGCTCAACCGGCGCGAAAGTCTCGAGCAGGACCTTGCCTTTTACTTCGGTGGCGACTGGCGCAATGCGGTCCAACCCACCCCTGGAGCCCAGCAATACGTAGAGAGGCTGCACCAGGTGGCGCGGGAGTGCCCGGAGCTGCTGGTGGGTCACCACTACACCCGCTACATAGGTGATCTTTCCGGCGGCCAGATCCTCAAGAACATCGCCCAGAAGGCGATGAGCCTGGGCGAGCACGATGGCCTGCGTTTCTACGAATTCGCGGCTATCCCCGATGAGAAGGCCTTCAAGGCCAACTACCGCGCCACCCTCGACGCCCTGCCAATCGACCAGGCCATGGCCGATCGCATTGTGGAGGAGGCCAACCACGCCTTCCACCTCAACATGACCATGTTCCAGGAACTGGAAGGCAATCTGATCGCCGCCATTGGCAAGGTGCTGTTTGGCTTCCTTACCCGCCGTCAGCGTTCGGGCAGCACGGAAGTGGCGGCGGCCTGA
- the kdsA gene encoding 3-deoxy-8-phosphooctulonate synthase yields the protein MTAIPFTLIAGPCVIESRDLVLQIAEQVSTICARVGIRYIFKASFDKANRSSGKSFRGPGPDEGLKILQEVGQSFGVPVLTDIHESCQAAAAAQAVDVLQIPAFLCRQTDLLEAAAKAVAGTRKVVNVKKGQFLAPWDMAQVVNKMQECGLDPASGRLWLTERGTSFGYNTLVVDYRSFPQLQALGCPVIFDATHAVQQPGGRGTSTGGQREFVAPLARAAVAVGVDGLFMETHPDPDNALSDGPNMVPLHRLEALLSQLLALRQVVAAGVAPSSL from the coding sequence ATGACGGCCATCCCCTTCACCTTGATCGCCGGGCCCTGCGTAATCGAAAGCCGCGATTTGGTGCTGCAGATCGCCGAGCAGGTGAGCACGATCTGCGCTCGAGTCGGCATCCGCTACATCTTCAAAGCCAGCTTCGACAAAGCCAACCGCAGCTCCGGCAAGTCGTTTCGGGGCCCGGGCCCCGATGAGGGACTGAAGATCCTGCAGGAGGTGGGCCAGAGCTTCGGGGTGCCCGTGCTCACCGACATCCACGAGAGCTGTCAGGCAGCTGCCGCAGCCCAGGCCGTGGATGTGCTGCAAATCCCCGCCTTTCTCTGCCGTCAGACCGACCTACTAGAAGCCGCCGCCAAGGCCGTGGCTGGCACCAGAAAGGTGGTGAACGTCAAAAAGGGGCAATTCCTGGCGCCCTGGGACATGGCCCAGGTGGTGAACAAAATGCAGGAATGCGGGCTAGATCCCGCCAGCGGCCGCCTTTGGCTCACCGAGCGAGGCACGAGTTTTGGCTACAACACCCTTGTGGTCGATTACCGCAGCTTCCCCCAGCTCCAAGCCCTGGGTTGCCCGGTGATCTTCGATGCCACCCACGCCGTACAGCAGCCCGGCGGCCGTGGCACCAGCACCGGCGGGCAGCGGGAGTTTGTGGCACCACTTGCCAGAGCTGCCGTCGCCGTGGGGGTGGACGGTTTGTTCATGGAGACCCATCCAGACCCCGACAACGCCCTCAGCGACGGGCCGAATATGGTGCCGCTGCACCGGCTCGAGGCCCTGCTCAGCCAGCTGCTGGCCCTGCGTCAAGTAGTGGCAGCGGGTGTGGCCCCAAGCAGCCTGTGA
- the kdsB gene encoding 3-deoxy-manno-octulosonate cytidylyltransferase — protein MSVPRVVVAVPARLESARLPGKLLADIAGKPMLQHVLERCRQAQGVAAVVVCTDSDQVRSLAEGWGFPVLMTSPDCSSGSERLASVVAELVAAAGGAASDFDQTLVINVQGDQPLLDPAIIEAMAAQFEQLQRPPVLTPVYPLTADKLHDPNVVKVLRARDGRAITFSRSALPHLRGVPPEQWAQHTTYWGHVGLYGYRADVLACWAALPHSRLEDLEKLEQLRLIDAGIPLLTYEVAQDCFSVDTPEQLEQARALAGA, from the coding sequence ATGTCCGTTCCCCGAGTGGTGGTGGCCGTACCGGCCCGGCTGGAATCGGCGCGGCTGCCGGGCAAGCTGCTCGCCGATATTGCCGGCAAGCCCATGCTCCAGCATGTGTTGGAGCGCTGCCGGCAGGCCCAGGGTGTGGCGGCCGTGGTGGTGTGCACAGACAGCGACCAGGTGCGCTCTTTAGCCGAAGGCTGGGGCTTTCCGGTGCTGATGACCTCGCCCGATTGCAGCTCGGGCAGTGAACGCCTGGCCAGCGTGGTGGCGGAGCTGGTGGCCGCTGCGGGGGGTGCGGCCTCTGATTTTGACCAAACCCTGGTGATCAATGTGCAAGGCGACCAGCCGCTGCTGGATCCGGCGATCATCGAGGCGATGGCGGCTCAGTTTGAGCAGCTGCAGCGGCCGCCGGTGCTCACGCCCGTCTATCCCCTCACCGCCGACAAGTTGCACGATCCCAATGTGGTGAAGGTGCTGCGGGCCCGCGACGGTCGCGCTATCACCTTCTCCCGCAGTGCCCTGCCCCATTTGCGCGGGGTGCCGCCCGAGCAGTGGGCCCAGCACACCACCTATTGGGGCCATGTGGGCCTCTATGGCTATCGGGCCGACGTGTTGGCTTGCTGGGCGGCCCTGCCCCATTCCCGGCTTGAAGACCTGGAGAAGTTGGAGCAGTTGCGGCTTATCGACGCCGGTATTCCCCTGCTTACCTACGAGGTGGCGCAGGACTGCTTCTCGGTGGATACCCCGGAGCAGCTGGAGCAGGCCCGCGCCCTAGCCGGCGCCTAG
- a CDS encoding KpsF/GutQ family sugar-phosphate isomerase, whose protein sequence is MSALTRCLEEEAAAIAAAAQRLSSDQVEAALELLEGCRQRRAKLVLTGVGKSGIVARKIAATFSSIGLTAVFLNPVDALHGDLGIVAADDIALLLSNSGETEELLAILPHLRRRGTALIALVGRLESSLANGSDVVLDSSVDREVCPLNLAPTASTAVAMAIGDALAAVWMERAGISPEDFAINHPAGSLGRQLTLTVADLMVPTTALDGLSPEAPLAEVIARLTEGSNGKGSLGAAWVRASANPELMAGLITDGDLRRTLQQHDPASWATIRADAMATADPITVTPQTLAVAALELMERNPRKAISVLPVVEPSQPHQLLGLLRLHDLVQAGFTSTAAERP, encoded by the coding sequence TTGTCTGCCCTTACCCGCTGCCTGGAAGAAGAAGCAGCTGCCATTGCTGCCGCCGCCCAGCGCCTCAGCAGCGATCAGGTGGAAGCAGCCCTGGAGCTGCTTGAGGGGTGCCGCCAACGCCGCGCCAAGCTTGTACTCACGGGCGTGGGCAAGAGCGGCATAGTCGCCCGCAAAATTGCGGCCACCTTTTCCTCTATCGGCCTTACGGCCGTATTTCTCAATCCGGTCGATGCCCTGCACGGCGATCTCGGCATCGTGGCTGCCGACGACATCGCCCTGCTGCTCTCCAACAGCGGTGAAACCGAAGAGTTGCTGGCGATCCTGCCCCACCTGCGCCGCCGCGGCACGGCCCTGATCGCCCTGGTGGGGCGCCTGGAGTCCAGCCTGGCTAACGGCAGCGACGTAGTGCTGGATAGCTCGGTGGATCGGGAGGTTTGCCCGCTGAACCTGGCTCCCACCGCCAGCACGGCTGTAGCTATGGCGATTGGCGACGCCCTGGCGGCGGTGTGGATGGAGCGAGCAGGCATATCGCCCGAAGACTTCGCCATCAACCATCCAGCCGGCTCCTTGGGCCGCCAGCTCACCCTCACCGTGGCCGATCTGATGGTGCCGACAACAGCCCTGGACGGCCTCTCTCCCGAGGCACCCCTGGCCGAGGTAATAGCGCGACTCACCGAAGGCAGCAACGGCAAAGGCAGTCTTGGGGCCGCCTGGGTGCGGGCCAGCGCAAACCCCGAATTGATGGCCGGGCTGATCACGGACGGAGACCTGCGCCGCACCCTGCAGCAGCATGACCCGGCCAGCTGGGCCACCATTCGCGCCGACGCCATGGCTACTGCTGACCCAATTACGGTGACACCCCAAACACTTGCAGTCGCAGCCTTAGAGCTGATGGAACGCAATCCCCGTAAAGCCATTTCAGTGCTGCCAGTTGTGGAGCCCTCCCAACCTCACCAGCTGCTGGGCCTGTTGCGGCTGCACGATCTGGTGCAGGCTGGGTTCACCAGTACCGCCGCGGAGCGCCCATGA
- the selD gene encoding selenide, water dikinase SelD yields MAAEARLVLAGGGHSHALVLRMWAMGRQRPAAWITLVSRHSTTLYSGMVPGLVAGLYEPAACAIDLRRLCLLAGVTFVQAEITAIDPVGQELALAGRPNLRWDWLSLDVGAETGAPAHAAMAVKPLEPFLHWCSQPKSGSVRIRGGGAAAVEVALALRARGQQPKLLLRGTQLNLGSKAANQLGKQLLKSAGIAIEANCPDDAAADLACTGSRAPRWLAASGLACNSEGRLLTEASLQVREQPRLFASGDCGVIASRPRPASGVWAVRCAQTLAHNLTAVVAGRQLRPWRPQPWALQLLGDGSNTRPQAVAFWGPWALGPSPLLWRWKQAVDRRFMAGFSELKAMGPDGGAAMACRGCAAKLAASPLQDALARNGLGGGTPGSAEDAAVIAQTGDGSLLLQSVDGFPALVADAWLNARLTTLHACSDIWASGAQVESLQAVVTLPELAPALQADLLSDTLAGVQSVLQPLGARLIGGHSLEARDSQASPANPAGLSLVLSVNGRAAAGRHWGKGPLRSGDGLLLCRPIGTGVLFAAAMAGAAQPQWIDAALAQMQQCQASLVELLNRRGCRACTDVTGFGLLGHLGEMLAASPANCHVTLAAAAIPALPGALALLGAGWASSLAPSNASALALLGERIELQGQADAAHQALLIDPQTCGPLLAAIPGDQLAAALSDLQQAGFGEAAVIGQVHT; encoded by the coding sequence ATGGCAGCTGAAGCGAGGCTGGTGCTAGCCGGTGGCGGCCACAGTCACGCCCTGGTGCTGCGCATGTGGGCCATGGGCCGGCAGCGGCCGGCAGCCTGGATCACCCTGGTGAGCCGCCACAGCACCACCCTCTATTCGGGCATGGTGCCGGGGCTGGTCGCCGGTCTTTATGAGCCAGCCGCCTGCGCCATCGACCTGCGCCGCCTTTGCCTGCTGGCGGGGGTGACCTTTGTGCAGGCAGAGATCACGGCGATTGATCCCGTGGGCCAGGAGCTGGCACTTGCGGGGCGGCCCAACCTGCGCTGGGACTGGCTCAGCCTCGATGTGGGCGCAGAAACCGGCGCCCCAGCCCATGCGGCCATGGCGGTAAAGCCCTTGGAGCCCTTCTTGCACTGGTGCAGCCAGCCCAAATCAGGCAGCGTCCGCATCCGCGGTGGCGGCGCCGCAGCCGTGGAGGTGGCCCTGGCCCTGCGGGCGAGGGGCCAGCAGCCCAAGCTGCTGCTACGCGGCACCCAGCTGAATCTGGGCTCAAAGGCAGCCAACCAATTGGGGAAGCAGCTACTTAAGAGCGCCGGCATTGCCATCGAAGCCAACTGCCCGGATGACGCCGCCGCCGACCTGGCCTGCACAGGCAGCCGCGCACCCCGCTGGCTTGCCGCCTCAGGCCTGGCCTGCAACAGCGAGGGGCGCCTGCTCACTGAGGCCAGCCTGCAGGTAAGGGAGCAGCCGAGGCTGTTCGCCAGCGGCGACTGCGGCGTGATCGCCAGCAGGCCCCGGCCCGCCTCCGGTGTCTGGGCTGTGCGCTGCGCCCAAACCCTGGCCCACAACCTGACGGCAGTGGTGGCGGGCCGCCAGCTGCGGCCCTGGCGGCCCCAGCCCTGGGCGCTGCAGCTGCTGGGCGATGGCAGCAACACCAGACCCCAGGCGGTGGCGTTCTGGGGTCCATGGGCCCTGGGCCCCAGCCCGCTGCTGTGGCGCTGGAAGCAGGCCGTGGATCGGCGCTTCATGGCCGGCTTCAGCGAGCTGAAGGCCATGGGCCCAGATGGGGGCGCAGCGATGGCCTGCCGGGGCTGCGCCGCCAAATTGGCCGCCAGTCCCCTGCAAGACGCCCTGGCACGCAATGGCCTCGGAGGCGGCACCCCGGGCAGCGCCGAGGACGCCGCGGTGATCGCCCAGACAGGCGATGGGTCCCTGCTGCTGCAGAGCGTCGATGGCTTTCCGGCCCTGGTGGCCGACGCCTGGCTCAATGCCCGGCTCACCACCCTGCATGCCTGCAGTGATATCTGGGCCAGTGGCGCCCAGGTGGAAAGCCTGCAAGCGGTGGTCACCCTGCCTGAGCTGGCTCCCGCCCTGCAGGCAGACCTGCTCAGCGACACCCTGGCCGGCGTCCAATCGGTGCTGCAGCCGCTCGGGGCCCGCCTGATCGGCGGCCATTCCCTGGAGGCCCGCGACAGCCAAGCCAGCCCGGCCAACCCCGCTGGCCTGAGCTTGGTGCTGAGCGTGAACGGCAGGGCAGCCGCTGGGCGGCACTGGGGCAAGGGGCCCTTGCGCAGCGGCGATGGGCTGTTGCTGTGCCGGCCCATCGGCACGGGGGTGCTGTTTGCTGCGGCCATGGCTGGAGCCGCCCAGCCCCAGTGGATAGACGCCGCCCTAGCCCAGATGCAGCAATGCCAGGCAAGCCTGGTGGAGCTACTCAACCGCCGCGGCTGCCGGGCCTGCACCGACGTGACCGGCTTCGGGCTATTGGGCCATCTGGGCGAAATGCTGGCCGCCAGCCCAGCAAACTGCCACGTGACCCTGGCGGCAGCAGCTATCCCGGCCCTGCCCGGGGCCTTAGCCCTGCTGGGCGCAGGCTGGGCCAGCAGCCTGGCCCCTTCTAATGCCAGCGCCCTTGCCCTACTGGGGGAGCGGATTGAGCTCCAGGGGCAAGCCGATGCAGCTCATCAAGCCCTGCTGATTGATCCCCAGACCTGCGGCCCCCTGCTGGCGGCGATTCCAGGCGACCAGCTGGCAGCGGCCCTGAGCGATCTGCAGCAAGCCGGCTTTGGCGAAGCCGCTGTGATCGGTCAAGTGCACACCTAA
- a CDS encoding UvrD-helicase domain-containing protein has product MSAFLAGLNDAQRKAVDHHTGPLLVVAGAGSGKTRALTHRIAHLIGHHGADPAHLLAVTFTNKAAREMKERLELLLAQKLAQSQFGQPWSTLPAVEQRQLRSRIYREVIKELWIGTFHALFARLLRFDIDKFKDPEGLSWTRQFSIYDENDVQSLIKEIVTQELQLDPKRFEPKKVRWAISNAKNQGWMPEQLEADAGGQRGKLMAETYRRYRRALAANNALDFDDLLLFPVQLLRQNEQIRNYWHRRFRHVLVDEYQDTNRTQYDLIKLLVTNGREPSDYDDWDGRSVFVVGDADQSIYSFRAADFTILMGFQDDFGDGAASETTATMVKLEENYRSTATILEAANALIAHNSERIDKVLRPTRGEGELISLTRCDDEIAEAEAVVHRMRMLEAAHPDLSWGDMAVLYRTNAQSRAMEESLVRWGIPYIVVGGLRFYDRREIKDVLAYLKLLVNPADTVSLLRVLNTPKRGIGKTTIERLTDASNQLGIPLWEVVRDAEAVRSLGGRSAKGLLQFCELINGLQACAQDIAPSELVQRVMEQSGYVAELITEGTDEAEDRRRNLNELVNAALQYQEENEEGSLEDFLASAALASDADSKDTEQDRVTLMTLHASKGLEFPVVYLVGMEQGLFPSYRSLEDPSALEEERRLCYVGITRAKERLFLSHASERRLWGGMREPAVPSVFLSELPSALIQGDIPHSGGASIRREQRLERLTRVDREDSRQVAGGGAAGAPANAVRRRAAAKTWAVGDRLRHSSFGEGQVTHLFGSGEKVSIAVKFQGMGPKILDPRLAPIEPV; this is encoded by the coding sequence ATGAGCGCATTTCTAGCCGGCCTCAACGACGCCCAGCGCAAGGCGGTGGACCACCACACCGGTCCGCTGCTGGTGGTGGCCGGTGCGGGCAGCGGCAAAACCCGCGCCCTCACCCACCGCATTGCCCACCTGATCGGCCACCACGGCGCCGATCCGGCCCATCTGCTCGCCGTCACCTTCACCAACAAGGCGGCCCGCGAGATGAAGGAGCGGCTGGAGCTGCTGCTGGCCCAGAAGCTGGCCCAGAGCCAGTTCGGCCAGCCCTGGAGCACCCTGCCGGCCGTGGAGCAGCGCCAGCTGCGCTCCCGCATCTACCGCGAGGTGATCAAGGAGCTGTGGATCGGCACCTTCCACGCCCTGTTCGCCCGGCTGCTGCGCTTCGACATCGACAAGTTCAAGGATCCCGAAGGGCTCAGCTGGACGCGCCAGTTCTCGATCTACGACGAGAACGACGTGCAGAGCCTGATCAAGGAGATCGTCACCCAGGAGCTCCAGCTAGATCCCAAGCGCTTTGAGCCTAAGAAGGTGCGCTGGGCGATCAGCAACGCCAAGAACCAGGGCTGGATGCCCGAGCAGCTCGAGGCCGATGCCGGCGGCCAGCGGGGCAAGTTGATGGCGGAGACCTACCGGCGCTACCGGCGCGCCCTGGCCGCCAACAATGCCCTCGATTTCGATGATCTGCTGCTCTTCCCCGTGCAACTGCTGCGCCAGAACGAGCAGATCCGCAACTACTGGCACCGGCGCTTTCGCCATGTGCTGGTGGATGAATACCAGGACACCAACCGCACCCAGTACGACCTGATCAAGCTGCTGGTGACCAACGGTCGCGAGCCTTCCGACTACGACGACTGGGATGGGCGCTCGGTTTTTGTGGTGGGTGATGCCGACCAGAGCATCTACAGCTTCCGTGCTGCCGATTTCACGATCCTGATGGGCTTCCAGGACGACTTCGGTGACGGGGCCGCCAGTGAGACCACCGCCACGATGGTGAAGCTGGAGGAGAACTACCGCTCCACCGCCACGATCCTGGAGGCGGCCAATGCTCTGATCGCCCACAACTCCGAGCGGATCGACAAGGTGCTGCGTCCCACCCGCGGTGAGGGTGAATTGATCTCCCTCACCCGCTGCGACGACGAGATCGCCGAGGCCGAAGCGGTGGTGCATCGCATGCGCATGCTCGAGGCCGCCCACCCCGATCTCAGCTGGGGCGACATGGCGGTGCTCTATCGCACCAATGCCCAGTCGCGGGCGATGGAGGAGTCGCTGGTGCGCTGGGGCATCCCCTACATCGTGGTGGGGGGGCTGCGCTTCTACGACCGGCGTGAGATCAAGGATGTGCTCGCCTACCTCAAGCTGCTGGTGAACCCCGCCGACACCGTCAGCCTGTTGCGGGTGCTCAACACCCCTAAGCGCGGCATCGGTAAAACCACGATCGAGCGACTCACAGACGCCTCAAACCAGCTCGGCATTCCCCTCTGGGAGGTGGTGCGTGATGCCGAGGCGGTGCGTTCTTTGGGGGGCCGCTCGGCTAAGGGGTTGCTGCAGTTTTGCGAGCTGATCAATGGCCTCCAGGCCTGCGCCCAGGACATCGCCCCTTCTGAACTAGTGCAGCGGGTGATGGAGCAGAGCGGCTATGTGGCCGAGTTGATCACCGAAGGCACCGATGAAGCGGAAGACCGGCGCCGCAACCTCAATGAGCTGGTGAATGCTGCCTTGCAATACCAGGAGGAAAACGAGGAGGGCTCCCTGGAGGATTTCCTGGCCTCAGCGGCCCTGGCTAGCGACGCTGACAGCAAGGACACCGAGCAGGACCGGGTCACCCTGATGACCCTGCATGCCAGTAAGGGCTTGGAATTTCCGGTGGTGTACCTGGTGGGAATGGAGCAGGGTCTGTTCCCCAGCTATCGCTCTTTGGAAGACCCCTCGGCTCTCGAGGAGGAGCGGCGCCTCTGCTACGTGGGCATCACCCGGGCCAAGGAGCGGCTGTTTCTCTCCCATGCCAGTGAGCGGCGGCTTTGGGGTGGCATGCGTGAGCCGGCGGTGCCCTCGGTGTTTCTTTCGGAGCTGCCTAGCGCCCTGATCCAGGGGGACATTCCCCATAGCGGTGGAGCTTCCATTCGCCGTGAGCAGCGCCTGGAGCGGCTCACCCGAGTGGATCGGGAGGATTCACGCCAGGTGGCCGGTGGCGGTGCGGCCGGTGCTCCCGCCAATGCGGTGCGGCGCCGGGCGGCTGCCAAGACCTGGGCGGTGGGGGACCGGCTGCGCCACAGCAGCTTTGGCGAAGGTCAGGTGACCCACCTGTTTGGCAGTGGTGAGAAGGTGTCGATTGCCGTGAAATTCCAGGGGATGGGGCCCAAAATCCTTGACCCGCGCTTGGCACCGATCGAGCCGGTCTAG
- a CDS encoding tRNA nucleotidyltransferase/poly(A) polymerase family protein: MEILGIPAPLLTALSRAGVGPVALVGGAVRDLLLHRLHNDPWRGLPDLDLVVEGRASELVKELVGQLGEAVVQRCQEHGAYGTVELELNLDGQQVLLDVATARCETYPVPAENPQVSFGSLADDLARRDFSINAMALDLASCTLLDPHGGQADLELRQLRFLHHGSVRDDPTRLVRGARYAARLGLELDGASAAQAAATLAQWPWPWRQGDAPAEAPSALGTRLRMELELLLEREPWLAALGALQRWGALALLDPALQADTQWPRRLRWAARLGLPLLVALVAGARQPLALAERLQLPHRQHRLLAQWLELRRRLVEHQLAGSPALPEHWCALLEASGCSPEAVALALACGSGPRRPLLRWLLRWRQVKAELTAADLLAGGMRQGPELGQRLRQLRAERLRLERI; encoded by the coding sequence GTGGAAATCCTCGGTATTCCAGCGCCCCTGCTGACAGCCCTTAGTCGGGCAGGAGTTGGGCCGGTGGCTTTGGTTGGCGGTGCGGTGCGGGATTTGTTGCTGCACCGGCTGCACAACGATCCCTGGCGGGGGCTGCCCGATCTGGACCTGGTGGTGGAGGGCCGGGCTTCAGAGCTGGTTAAGGAGCTGGTTGGCCAGCTCGGTGAGGCTGTGGTGCAGCGCTGCCAGGAGCACGGGGCATACGGCACCGTTGAGCTCGAACTCAATTTGGACGGCCAGCAGGTGCTGCTGGATGTGGCCACCGCCCGCTGCGAGACCTACCCGGTGCCAGCCGAAAATCCTCAGGTGAGCTTCGGCTCTCTGGCCGATGATCTGGCCAGGCGTGATTTCAGCATCAACGCCATGGCCTTGGATCTGGCCAGCTGCACCCTGCTCGATCCCCATGGAGGCCAGGCGGATCTGGAGCTGCGCCAGCTGCGCTTTTTGCATCACGGCAGCGTTCGCGACGATCCCACCCGGCTGGTGCGCGGCGCCCGATATGCGGCGCGGCTGGGGCTGGAGCTTGACGGGGCCAGCGCCGCCCAGGCCGCAGCCACCCTGGCCCAGTGGCCTTGGCCCTGGCGGCAGGGTGATGCGCCGGCTGAGGCGCCGTCAGCCCTGGGCACGCGCCTGCGGATGGAGTTGGAGTTGCTGCTGGAGCGCGAGCCCTGGCTGGCGGCGCTGGGGGCTCTGCAGCGCTGGGGTGCTCTGGCGCTGCTTGATCCGGCGCTGCAGGCGGATACCCAGTGGCCGCGGCGGCTGCGCTGGGCTGCTCGGCTGGGGTTGCCGCTGCTGGTGGCCCTGGTGGCGGGAGCGCGCCAACCCCTCGCCCTAGCGGAGCGGCTGCAGTTGCCCCACCGCCAGCACCGCCTGCTGGCGCAATGGTTGGAGTTGCGGCGCCGGCTGGTGGAGCACCAGCTGGCTGGCTCTCCGGCGCTGCCCGAGCACTGGTGCGCCCTGCTGGAGGCTTCTGGTTGCAGTCCAGAAGCGGTGGCCCTGGCCCTGGCCTGTGGCAGCGGCCCGCGCCGGCCCCTGCTGCGCTGGCTGCTGCGCTGGCGCCAGGTCAAGGCCGAGCTCACCGCCGCCGACCTGCTGGCTGGTGGCATGAGGCAAGGCCCCGAGTTGGGCCAGCGGTTGCGCCAGCTGCGGGCCGAGCGGCTGCGCTTGGAGCGGATCTGA
- a CDS encoding KdsC family phosphatase — translation MIRQLLQRTLLRRRDLAAIELLVCDVDGVLTDGGLHYDEQGQVVKRFDVRDGLAIRMLQRAGIEVAFLSGGRSGAIEQRARHLHVNHCLVGVGDKLSALRQLQASLQLERQQTAFIGDDLNDLTVRPATGLLICPADGARGLRRQADWVLRRRGGDGAVRELAEALLLQRGLLQSLNREGWREGNA, via the coding sequence GTGATCCGCCAGCTGCTGCAACGAACCCTGCTGCGGCGCCGGGATCTTGCAGCGATCGAACTGCTGGTTTGTGACGTTGACGGCGTGCTCACCGATGGCGGCTTGCACTACGACGAGCAGGGCCAGGTGGTGAAGCGCTTCGACGTGCGCGACGGCCTGGCGATCCGGATGCTGCAGCGAGCAGGCATTGAGGTGGCCTTTCTCAGCGGCGGGCGTAGCGGCGCCATCGAGCAGCGGGCGCGGCATCTTCACGTCAATCACTGTCTGGTGGGCGTCGGCGACAAGCTCAGTGCCCTACGCCAGCTCCAGGCCAGCCTGCAGCTGGAGCGCCAGCAAACCGCCTTCATCGGCGACGACCTCAACGACCTAACAGTGCGCCCGGCTACGGGTCTACTGATCTGCCCCGCCGACGGCGCCCGGGGCCTGCGCCGCCAGGCCGACTGGGTGCTGCGCCGCCGGGGGGGAGATGGGGCCGTGCGTGAACTGGCTGAAGCCCTGCTGCTGCAGCGGGGGCTGTTGCAAAGCCTCAACCGCGAGGGCTGGCGAGAAGGCAACGCCTAG